The uncultured Desulfatiglans sp. DNA window TTCTGCCAGCGGGGGATCCGGTCGCCGGTGCTCAGGCGCCGCGTCACCAGCCAGGAGCCGAGGGTGAGCACCAGCATCACCAGCCAGGTGTAAAGCAGGGTGGCATTCACCTCGATTCCCCCGATCCGCAGCATTACAACCAGGTCAGGACTGATTTCCATGGCTCTTTTTCCCGATGGCGGTATAGACCCAGCGGCTGACCAGGAACCGCGCGATGAAAAATCCGACAAAGGTGACCAGAAAACCGATGAAACTACGCCGCAGCACCAACCAGAACGCCATCAGGGCAACGCTGAGACGGATCACGTAGCTCAGCCCGAGAAAGATCTTGGGGCTCGACCTCCGCGGCAGGCGGCGGAGGGTCCAATACAAGCCGCCGAAATAGAAGAAGCCGACCACCCAGCCCCACAGGAGCCAGACCGCAACAGCAAAAAGATCAACGGAGCCCATCTTCCCGCTCTTCGTTGATGGCCTTTCGTTCGCGATTGACCCAGAACCAGGCGTTCAGACACCCGACGATCAGCCCGATCACCAGAAGCATCAAGGTCCACGAATAAGGTCCAGGCCACTTGAGATCGATCCAGATCCCGAGAAAAACGAAAACGACCGTCGGGACGGAGACCGACCAGCCCACGATGCCGAACATCCCCAGGCCGAACCACACCCCCTGCGGGCGGTGCTTCTCAGCCCTCAGTTTGCGCTTCTCCCGAACTCCGACTTCATCCGGGAAGCGACTCGGCCCCTTTTCGATCGGATCAGGCATTTTTCCCAAACGTTACAAACCTTCGCACGAAATCGGCCTCGAGCCGCGCCACGGCGGAGCGGGTCCTGCGCTCCCGATCGTCCACCACCGCGATCATCTCCTCGACCGACTGTTTCAACGCCCCCAATTCACCTTTGACCGCCATCCGGACGGCGATCTGCACCTCCCGACCCTGCTTCACCAGGACCCCTTCGTCGAGCGCCATGAATGTCCTTCCGCCTTCGTACTCCTCGTAGGAAAGAATCCCGGGCACCAGAACCGCCGCCAGATCGAGATGGCGCGGCAGGATGCCGAAGGCCCCGTCGGGGCCTTCGGCCGTGATCTTCCTCACGATCGTATCGAGGAAAAGGCCGCTCGGTATGTGGATCCTCAAGCGCATGCCCTTTTCATCAGCCATGATTCAATGTCCACACCCCCGCGCCCGCATCTTCAGCCCATGTTTCCATCCCTCTCCTGCACGCGCGCATCAGCCTCCTCGATCGCTCCGATCATGTAGAGGGTGCTTTCGGGCTGATCAGCGAAGGCATCGTCCAGAATCCGTTCGCACCCTTTGATCGTCTCTTCGATCTCGACTATCTTCCCGTCGAGACCGGTAAACTGTTTGGTCGTGAAAAACGGCTGCGTCAGGAACCGCTCGAGCCTCCTCGCCCGGGAAACGATCCGTCGATCCTCGCGCGAGAGCTCCTCCAGGCCCAGCATGGCGATGATGTCCTTCAGCTCCTCGTAGGTGGCGAGGGTCTTGCGAACCTCGCGCGCGACGTTGTAGTGGCGCTCGCCCACCACCCGGGCCTGCAGCATGGCGGAGCGGGACTGAAGCGGATCGACGGCCGGATAGAAGCCTTCGCTCGCGCGCTTCCGGCTCAGGACGATGGAGGCCGAAAGGTGCGCGAAGGTGTGGACGGCCGACGGGTCGGTCAGGTCGTCCGCCGGCACATACACGGCCTGGATGGAGGTGATCGCCGCCTTGCGCGTACTCGCGATCCGCTCTTCGAGTTCGGCCAGTTCGGTCGCGAGCGTCGGTTGATAGCCCATGCGGGAGGGAAGCCTTCCCAGGAGACCCGAGAGCTCCGAGCCCGCTTGAATGAAACGGAAGATGTTGTCCACGAGCAAAAGAACGTCCTGATCGAGGTCGTCCCGGAAATATTCGGCCATGGTCAGCGCGGTGTGCCCCACACGGAAACGGGCGCCCGGGGATTCGTTCATCTGCCCGAAGACCATCACCGTATTCGGCAGCACCCCGGCGGCCTTCATCTCCCGGTAGAGTTCTTCGCCTTCACGGCAGCGCTCGCCGATCCCGCAGAAGATGCTCATTCCGCGATGCTTGCCAACCATATTGTGGATGAGCTCCGTGATGACCACGGTCTTGCCCACGCCGGCGCCGCCGAAGAGACCCGCCTTTCCGCCCCGCTCGAGGGGCGCCAGGAGGTCCAGGGCCTTGACACCGGTGAAAAAGACCTCGTCACCGCTCACCCGCTCCGAGAGCGGGATGGGCCGCCGGTGGATCGATCGGCGCTCGAGGCCCCCGGGCATCTCGAAACTGTCCAGAGGATCGCCGAAGACATTGAGCATGTGCCCGAGGAGTTCTTTGCCGACCGGTGTCTTCACGGGCGCGCCCGAGGTTCGCGCCGGATCGCCGCGGCTCAATCCGGCGGTCGGGTGAAAAG harbors:
- a CDS encoding conserved membrane hypothetical protein (Evidence 4 : Unknown function but conserved in other organisms), encoding MGSVDLFAVAVWLLWGWVVGFFYFGGLYWTLRRLPRRSSPKIFLGLSYVIRLSVALMAFWLVLRRSFIGFLVTFVGFFIARFLVSRWVYTAIGKKSHGNQS
- the atpC gene encoding ATP synthase F1, epsilon subunit is translated as MADEKGMRLRIHIPSGLFLDTIVRKITAEGPDGAFGILPRHLDLAAVLVPGILSYEEYEGGRTFMALDEGVLVKQGREVQIAVRMAVKGELGALKQSVEEMIAVVDDRERRTRSAVARLEADFVRRFVTFGKNA
- a CDS encoding putative F0F1-ATPase subunit (Evidence 3 : Putative function from multiple computational evidences) yields the protein MPDPIEKGPSRFPDEVGVREKRKLRAEKHRPQGVWFGLGMFGIVGWSVSVPTVVFVFLGIWIDLKWPGPYSWTLMLLVIGLIVGCLNAWFWVNRERKAINEEREDGLR
- the atpD gene encoding F1 sector of membrane-bound ATP synthase, beta subunit (Evidence 2a : Function from experimental evidences in other organisms; PubMedId : 10570135, 1832155, 2889623, 6272217, 6277310, 6285901, 6301339, 6395859, 9298646; Product type e : enzyme), with amino-acid sequence MTAADRDQQGQEIQGTIAAVRGSVVDVFFPDALPPIRSLILAGLDGEISIEASAHLDAHTLRGIAFHPTAGLSRGDPARTSGAPVKTPVGKELLGHMLNVFGDPLDSFEMPGGLERRSIHRRPIPLSERVSGDEVFFTGVKALDLLAPLERGGKAGLFGGAGVGKTVVITELIHNMVGKHRGMSIFCGIGERCREGEELYREMKAAGVLPNTVMVFGQMNESPGARFRVGHTALTMAEYFRDDLDQDVLLLVDNIFRFIQAGSELSGLLGRLPSRMGYQPTLATELAELEERIASTRKAAITSIQAVYVPADDLTDPSAVHTFAHLSASIVLSRKRASEGFYPAVDPLQSRSAMLQARVVGERHYNVAREVRKTLATYEELKDIIAMLGLEELSREDRRIVSRARRLERFLTQPFFTTKQFTGLDGKIVEIEETIKGCERILDDAFADQPESTLYMIGAIEEADARVQERDGNMG